A window from Borrelia sp. P9F1 encodes these proteins:
- the priA gene encoding primosomal protein N' → MDDDLENNFYYEVAFNIPVNRLFLYKHNFKLEIGVRVITNFNGKETLGIIIKRHSEDELNTNFTFEIKNILKVIDENAPITEHNINLANWISRKTFSGFGEALFCGLPKSTTSNKVIKNNDKKNTSSIISIQLNEKQNDIYQEIIESKTQNTFYLFGVPGSGKTEIFIKLCEHYLEQEKQIIFLIPEISLGYQIIQRIKSNLSTNKIYEYNSKVANSKKVSTWNKVKNGESLIIIGVKSALMLPFKNLGLIIMDEEHENTYKSENTPRFHSRHIGFFLQSVFASKFVMGSATPSLEAYMAMENNQIKKMMLENKFFDKTVKELKIVDMKKERQIISSELLYSIQKSLVNKRQVLIFFNKRGYSKTLECSLCGHIVCCPNCSFNLTYHKNENKLICHYCKHKTKIVKNCPGCNAENITYKTYGIQFVERELKNLLPNARIARTDSDLNKKDIINAITDFENERLDILIGTQIIAKGFNFKQIQTLGIINADVGMGLPDFRSSERMFAIISQVLGRAARFQSDNTIIIQTKNPDYYAIKYAYEGRYEAFYKEEIKIRKELNYPPFKKIIRIITRSHKKEAAQHKCLEFFEISKEFLNEEIEYLGPSKAPMSKISKYYRYNILYLSKSFNLLEKLIRSTKEKIKSTKDTYIEIDYYPISLI, encoded by the coding sequence ATGGATGACGATCTAGAGAATAACTTTTATTATGAAGTAGCTTTTAACATCCCAGTCAATAGACTTTTTCTCTACAAGCATAATTTCAAATTAGAAATAGGAGTAAGGGTAATAACAAACTTTAATGGAAAAGAAACACTTGGAATCATAATAAAAAGACATTCTGAGGATGAGCTTAATACAAATTTTACATTTGAAATAAAAAACATACTAAAAGTCATTGATGAAAATGCACCAATAACAGAACACAACATTAATCTTGCTAACTGGATTAGTAGAAAAACATTTTCTGGGTTTGGAGAAGCTTTGTTTTGTGGACTCCCTAAAAGCACAACCTCAAACAAAGTAATAAAAAATAATGACAAGAAAAACACTAGTTCAATAATATCTATTCAATTAAATGAAAAGCAAAATGACATTTATCAAGAAATTATCGAATCAAAAACACAGAATACATTTTACTTATTCGGAGTACCTGGATCTGGGAAAACAGAAATATTCATCAAATTGTGTGAACACTATCTAGAACAAGAAAAACAAATAATCTTTTTAATACCCGAAATCTCTTTGGGTTATCAAATAATTCAAAGAATCAAATCCAATTTAAGTACAAATAAGATTTATGAATATAATTCAAAAGTAGCAAATTCAAAAAAAGTTTCAACATGGAACAAAGTCAAGAATGGAGAAAGTTTGATTATAATCGGGGTTAAAAGTGCATTAATGCTACCTTTTAAAAATTTGGGTTTAATAATAATGGATGAGGAACATGAAAACACATATAAATCTGAAAATACTCCAAGATTTCATTCAAGGCACATAGGTTTTTTCTTACAAAGTGTCTTTGCTTCCAAATTTGTAATGGGAAGTGCTACCCCCTCACTTGAAGCATACATGGCAATGGAAAATAATCAAATAAAAAAAATGATGCTAGAAAACAAATTTTTTGATAAAACAGTTAAAGAACTTAAGATAGTAGACATGAAAAAAGAGCGACAGATTATATCTTCAGAATTACTTTACAGCATACAAAAAAGCTTAGTTAATAAAAGGCAAGTTTTAATATTTTTCAACAAAAGAGGATACTCAAAAACACTTGAATGTAGCCTTTGTGGGCACATAGTTTGTTGCCCAAACTGTTCTTTTAACCTAACATATCATAAAAATGAAAACAAACTCATATGCCACTATTGCAAACACAAAACAAAGATAGTAAAGAATTGTCCCGGTTGCAACGCAGAAAACATCACATATAAAACATATGGAATTCAATTTGTTGAAAGGGAATTAAAAAATCTTTTACCAAATGCACGAATAGCAAGAACAGACTCTGATCTTAATAAAAAAGATATTATCAATGCAATCACTGATTTTGAAAATGAAAGATTAGATATCTTAATTGGAACACAGATCATTGCGAAAGGATTTAATTTTAAACAAATACAAACGCTGGGAATTATTAACGCCGATGTTGGTATGGGGCTTCCTGATTTTAGAAGTAGCGAAAGAATGTTTGCAATAATTTCACAAGTACTAGGAAGAGCCGCAAGATTTCAAAGCGATAATACAATTATTATTCAAACAAAAAATCCAGACTATTACGCCATAAAATATGCCTACGAAGGTAGGTATGAAGCATTTTATAAAGAAGAGATAAAAATTCGCAAAGAACTTAACTACCCCCCCTTTAAAAAAATAATTAGAATAATCACAAGAAGCCACAAAAAAGAAGCCGCTCAGCATAAATGCCTAGAGTTCTTTGAAATATCTAAAGAATTTCTAAATGAGGAGATTGAGTACCTTGGCCCGTCGAAAGCCCCTATGTCAAAAATATCTAAATACTACAGATATAATATATTGTACTTATCAAAATCCTTCAATCTGCTTGAAAAGTTAATACGAAGCACAAAAGAAAAAATAAAATCGACAAAAGACACTTATATCGAAATAGATTACTATCCAATTTCCCTAATTTAA
- the udk gene encoding uridine kinase, which translates to MVKIIGITGGSGSGKTTVVNKISEVIPEFVLISQDNYYKSVGDYEYEFLDVNFDHPDAFDNNLFYEQLRKLKHNEPINMPLYDFINHRRKPEFVEIFPTPVVIVEGIMIFVEERVRNLIDLKIYIDTPNDIRFIRRLERDMSRRGRTLESVIEQYLNTTRAGYYRFIEPTKEYADLIIPEGGHNDRALYVLSSFLRALGKDNSDFF; encoded by the coding sequence ATGGTTAAGATTATTGGAATAACTGGTGGGTCTGGTAGTGGGAAGACTACGGTTGTCAATAAAATTAGCGAGGTTATTCCTGAGTTTGTTCTTATATCTCAAGATAATTATTATAAGAGCGTTGGTGATTATGAATATGAGTTTTTGGATGTTAATTTTGACCATCCAGATGCTTTTGACAACAATTTGTTTTATGAACAGTTGAGAAAGTTAAAACATAATGAGCCGATTAATATGCCTCTTTATGATTTTATCAATCATAGACGAAAACCGGAGTTTGTAGAGATATTCCCAACTCCTGTTGTTATTGTTGAGGGTATTATGATTTTTGTTGAGGAGAGAGTGCGCAATCTGATAGATTTAAAAATATATATTGATACACCTAATGATATTAGGTTTATCAGGAGGCTTGAGAGGGATATGTCTAGGAGAGGTCGTACGTTGGAGTCGGTTATTGAACAGTATTTAAATACTACCAGAGCAGGGTATTATAGGTTTATTGAGCCCACTAAAGAGTATGCTGATCTTATTATTCCTGAAGGAGGGCATAATGATAGGGCACTTTATGTACTTTCATCGTTTTTAAGAGCTCTTGGGAAGGATAACTCAGATTTTTTTTAA
- a CDS encoding rhodanese-like domain-containing protein, protein MLVDYVKFVLLMVFLVFYVWVFIVLKMKRTGLALLKRVKEGALILDIRSAKEYNKCHYARAVNIPFNNLFAKKDKLGSVESQIIIYGRSFNKCFEAEKILRGVGFKNIFVAGTLKNMPKFQEEGDG, encoded by the coding sequence ATGCTAGTGGATTATGTGAAGTTTGTACTCTTAATGGTTTTCCTCGTTTTCTATGTTTGGGTTTTTATTGTCTTGAAGATGAAGAGGACCGGGTTGGCTTTGTTGAAGAGGGTTAAAGAGGGCGCTCTGATATTGGACATTAGGTCTGCTAAAGAATATAACAAATGCCATTATGCAAGGGCAGTTAATATTCCTTTTAACAATTTGTTTGCCAAGAAAGATAAGTTGGGTAGTGTTGAGAGTCAGATAATAATTTATGGTAGAAGTTTTAATAAATGTTTTGAGGCTGAAAAGATTTTAAGAGGGGTGGGATTTAAAAATATATTTGTTGCAGGTACTTTAAAAAATATGCCTAAGTTTCAAGAAGAGGGCGATGGTTAA
- a CDS encoding YitT family protein codes for MKNKRKRWKRIKQKTRFIVRRVFRKQLKNIFKDPKLILISTLQLTIGSLLMAISTNILYIPHGLLSGGIAGIALMLHYVLDFNLGYTIFILNIPLFILGIKFLNITFVIQSWIAMALYSVSVNYSQFLQGRMHLDDMMLVSILAGLISGLGLGLIFRAKGSSGGSDIISMIIKEKYSISIGTTNFLVNLAVLIVAAVFFNVEIALYTLIASFVTAVMTDKASIGFGNQKAIFIISDKGKEISYLITNKLKVAATLIEGRGAWAGNDKTIVFIVVPTIRMARIKYISQKVDPNCFITVLNTNEITGGKKIIESSPAKQDIET; via the coding sequence ATGAAGAACAAAAGAAAGAGATGGAAGAGAATAAAACAGAAGACCAGATTTATTGTACGCAGAGTATTTAGGAAACAACTTAAAAATATTTTCAAGGATCCTAAGCTAATACTGATTAGTACATTACAACTAACAATCGGTTCTCTTTTAATGGCGATATCTACAAATATTTTATACATACCTCACGGTCTCTTGAGTGGAGGGATTGCCGGGATTGCCCTAATGCTTCATTATGTCCTAGATTTCAATTTAGGATATACAATATTTATTCTAAATATTCCATTATTCATTCTTGGAATCAAATTTTTAAACATAACCTTTGTAATTCAAAGCTGGATTGCAATGGCTTTGTATTCTGTTTCAGTAAACTATTCACAATTTTTGCAGGGCAGGATGCATCTTGATGATATGATGCTTGTATCAATTCTAGCGGGCCTCATATCGGGTCTTGGGCTTGGTTTAATCTTTAGAGCAAAGGGATCATCAGGCGGTTCGGACATAATCTCTATGATCATTAAAGAGAAATATTCAATTAGTATTGGAACTACAAACTTTCTTGTTAATCTTGCTGTATTAATTGTTGCAGCTGTATTCTTTAATGTTGAGATTGCTCTTTACACCTTAATAGCTTCTTTTGTAACGGCTGTTATGACAGACAAGGCAAGCATAGGTTTTGGTAATCAAAAAGCGATATTTATTATCTCAGATAAAGGAAAAGAAATATCTTATCTGATCACTAATAAATTAAAAGTAGCAGCTACACTGATTGAAGGAAGAGGTGCTTGGGCAGGAAATGATAAGACTATAGTTTTCATAGTGGTTCCCACAATACGCATGGCAAGGATTAAATATATTTCTCAAAAAGTTGACCCTAACTGCTTCATTACAGTACTTAATACAAACGAAATAACGGGTGGCAAAAAAATTATCGAATCAAGTCCAGCCAAACAAGATATTGAAACTTAA
- a CDS encoding RluA family pseudouridine synthase — protein MKKLQEEFVVREDCQRLDIYLSERFCIFTRSQIKKRGVVAFKNSGGVFVGIKLSKPVFVGDEILIEFNEEVDLKNHVRPLKLPIDIIYEDINVIVVNKPQGILSHPCVTGMENTVVNFLLYHVSGLEDSFKEDKVRPGIVHRLDKDTSGVLICAKNWTTLNFLSTQFRERVVKKVYIAIIKGAPKNLSGVIETFINRDRNDRKKFIVHNSRGKRALTEYKVWASIGNYSLVALRPKTGRTHQIRVHMKYLNHPILGDNVYGRIDRDFNDVSLMLHSFKLEISIKEDFLKKFISEFPQRFVDFLSNFYTEEDLNMLIANFVEFLEEF, from the coding sequence ATGAAAAAGCTTCAGGAAGAGTTTGTTGTAAGGGAAGATTGTCAGAGACTTGATATTTATTTATCTGAAAGATTTTGTATTTTTACTAGAAGTCAAATAAAAAAAAGAGGGGTGGTTGCCTTTAAGAACAGTGGTGGTGTCTTTGTTGGGATAAAGTTATCAAAACCTGTTTTTGTAGGGGACGAAATATTAATAGAATTTAATGAAGAAGTTGATTTAAAAAATCATGTAAGGCCTTTGAAATTACCTATTGATATTATTTATGAAGATATAAATGTTATCGTTGTGAATAAACCCCAAGGTATTTTAAGTCATCCTTGTGTAACTGGGATGGAAAATACTGTTGTAAATTTTCTTTTGTATCATGTGTCAGGTTTAGAGGATAGTTTTAAAGAGGATAAAGTTAGACCTGGGATTGTACATAGGTTAGATAAAGATACATCTGGAGTATTAATTTGTGCTAAAAATTGGACAACTTTAAATTTTTTGTCTACACAATTTAGAGAAAGAGTTGTTAAGAAGGTTTACATTGCAATTATAAAGGGTGCTCCTAAAAATCTTTCTGGTGTTATTGAGACTTTCATAAATAGAGATAGAAATGATAGGAAAAAGTTTATCGTACATAACAGTAGAGGCAAAAGGGCGTTGACTGAATACAAAGTGTGGGCTAGCATTGGTAATTATTCTTTGGTAGCTTTAAGACCCAAGACAGGGCGTACGCATCAAATAAGGGTTCATATGAAGTATTTAAATCATCCAATATTGGGAGATAATGTTTATGGTAGGATAGATAGGGATTTTAATGATGTATCTTTAATGCTTCATTCTTTCAAGCTTGAGATTAGCATTAAAGAAGATTTTTTGAAAAAATTTATCTCAGAGTTTCCTCAGAGGTTTGTTGATTTTTTATCAAACTTTTATACGGAAGAGGATCTGAATATGCTTATCGCTAATTTTGTTGAATTTTTAGAGGAATTTTAA
- a CDS encoding diphosphate--fructose-6-phosphate 1-phosphotransferase has translation MVSSFQNERYQYTPKLPKILEHDFKDVSVVFGEKTEGLQDREALREVFKNTYGLPVVSFTQGSSNIDFSGVLNVGIILSGGPAPGGHNVVAGVFDAVKKANSDSKIFGFKGGPSGLLEDKKIEITSDLMNLYRNTGGFDMISSGRTKIETETQYEQVLSVSLKNNLNAIIVVGGDDSNTNAALLAEFFKKKNSNIQVIGVPKTIDADLKNEHIQISFGFDSATKTYSELIGNLCRDAMSTRKYWHFVKLMGRSASHVALECALKTQPNVCIISEEVLVKNKTLSELVDEITSVVVRRSLKGYDFGVVIVPEGVIEFIPEVKSLMVNLCSIFDSNENEFKGLNVEAIREIFIGKLNGYMREVYLSLPLFIQIELVNSVLERDPHGNFNVSRVPTEKLFIEMVHVKLEELRKQGEYSGKFTPVDHFFGYEGRSAVPSNFDSNYCYSLGYNAAFLVLNGLTGYMSSIKHLDKNTTEWTPGGVPLTMMMNMEERYGVAKPVIRKALVDLNGAPFSEFSKKREEWAVNNLYMFPGPIQYFGSSSLVDEITLTLKLESEN, from the coding sequence ATGGTGTCGTCTTTTCAAAATGAGAGGTATCAATATACACCAAAGTTGCCTAAGATTTTGGAACATGATTTTAAAGATGTTAGTGTAGTTTTTGGTGAGAAGACTGAGGGGCTTCAAGATAGAGAAGCTTTAAGAGAAGTTTTTAAAAATACTTATGGGCTTCCGGTTGTAAGTTTTACCCAGGGATCTTCAAATATAGACTTTTCAGGGGTTTTAAATGTGGGGATAATTCTGTCAGGTGGCCCCGCTCCTGGAGGACATAATGTTGTGGCTGGTGTTTTTGACGCAGTGAAGAAAGCAAATTCAGATTCAAAAATCTTTGGGTTTAAAGGAGGTCCTTCAGGTTTATTGGAAGATAAGAAGATTGAAATTACTAGCGATTTGATGAATCTTTATAGAAATACTGGAGGCTTCGATATGATATCTTCTGGGCGAACCAAAATAGAGACAGAGACTCAGTACGAACAGGTTTTGTCAGTTTCTCTTAAAAATAATCTGAATGCAATTATTGTTGTTGGTGGCGATGATTCAAATACTAATGCAGCCTTATTGGCAGAATTTTTTAAAAAAAAGAATAGTAATATTCAAGTTATTGGTGTTCCAAAAACAATAGATGCCGATCTTAAAAATGAACATATTCAAATTTCATTTGGATTTGATTCTGCTACTAAAACTTATTCTGAATTGATAGGTAATTTATGTCGTGATGCTATGTCAACTAGGAAATATTGGCATTTTGTTAAACTTATGGGAAGAAGTGCGTCTCATGTTGCCCTTGAGTGTGCATTAAAGACTCAGCCTAACGTATGCATTATATCTGAGGAAGTTTTAGTGAAAAATAAAACCTTATCAGAGCTTGTTGATGAAATAACTTCTGTTGTAGTAAGACGTTCTTTGAAAGGATATGATTTCGGTGTGGTTATAGTACCTGAGGGTGTTATTGAGTTTATCCCTGAAGTTAAATCTTTGATGGTTAATTTATGTAGCATATTTGATAGCAATGAAAACGAATTTAAGGGGTTGAATGTTGAAGCCATAAGGGAAATTTTTATTGGTAAACTTAATGGATACATGAGGGAGGTTTATTTGTCCCTGCCTTTATTTATTCAAATTGAACTTGTGAATTCTGTTTTAGAAAGAGATCCCCATGGTAATTTTAATGTATCGAGGGTACCTACCGAGAAATTGTTCATTGAAATGGTTCATGTTAAGCTAGAAGAGTTAAGGAAGCAAGGCGAATATAGCGGTAAATTTACTCCCGTTGACCATTTCTTTGGTTATGAAGGCAGAAGTGCTGTTCCTTCAAATTTTGATAGTAATTATTGCTACAGTTTGGGATATAATGCTGCTTTTCTTGTTTTAAATGGTTTAACAGGCTATATGTCTAGCATAAAACATTTAGATAAAAATACCACAGAATGGACGCCCGGGGGGGTGCCCTTAACTATGATGATGAATATGGAAGAAAGGTATGGCGTTGCGAAGCCTGTTATTAGGAAAGCTCTCGTTGATTTAAATGGAGCTCCTTTTAGTGAATTTTCTAAGAAGCGTGAAGAGTGGGCAGTGAATAATTTATACATGTTTCCAGGGCCTATTCAGTACTTTGGCTCTTCTAGCCTTGTTGACGAGATAACTTTGACACTAAAATTAGAGTCAGAGAATTAA
- the queA gene encoding tRNA preQ1(34) S-adenosylmethionine ribosyltransferase-isomerase QueA, with protein sequence MDTKEFYFNLPSNLIAQHPSRKRGSSRLMVLDPDRHKVYHDRSVNDMLKYIDSNIFLVFNDSRVRKSRIYAKTDSGGSVEFLILDRIADDVFTCLVSKSRRQNVGRIYKFPQDLLAQIISKSDNEFTIKFNKCVDEAYFEQYGLIPLPPYIKRTYEKEDEERYRTIYSKCIGSSASATAGLHFGREFFSLLDKNSIEYDFITLHVGLGTFLPVRTKKIEEHKMHFERFFIKDSVAVRLKKAMTLGKKILAVGTTTLRALESAYKGNNEFMRGGQKTDLFIYPGKGYGFKCVDMLFTNFHTPGSTLLMLISSFGGKDFVFNSYKEAVEMNYKFFSYGDATLFLNHV encoded by the coding sequence ATGGACACCAAGGAATTTTATTTTAATTTGCCATCTAATTTAATAGCACAGCATCCAAGTAGAAAAAGGGGATCATCAAGGTTGATGGTTCTAGATCCTGATAGGCATAAAGTCTATCACGATCGTTCTGTAAATGATATGTTGAAGTATATTGACAGCAATATTTTTTTAGTGTTTAACGATTCAAGAGTTAGGAAATCAAGAATATATGCCAAGACAGATAGTGGGGGTAGTGTTGAATTTTTGATTCTAGACAGGATAGCAGATGATGTGTTTACATGTTTAGTTTCCAAATCCAGGAGACAGAATGTTGGAAGGATTTATAAATTTCCTCAGGATTTGTTGGCTCAGATAATTTCAAAGTCAGATAATGAGTTTACAATTAAATTTAATAAATGCGTGGACGAGGCTTACTTCGAGCAATATGGGCTTATTCCTTTACCGCCCTATATCAAGAGGACCTATGAAAAAGAAGACGAAGAGCGTTATCGAACAATTTATTCTAAGTGCATAGGTTCATCTGCCTCAGCTACAGCGGGACTACATTTTGGTAGAGAATTTTTTTCTTTGTTGGACAAGAATAGCATTGAGTATGATTTTATTACGCTTCATGTTGGACTTGGAACTTTTCTTCCTGTAAGAACAAAGAAAATAGAAGAACATAAGATGCATTTTGAAAGATTTTTTATAAAAGATTCTGTTGCAGTGAGACTTAAGAAAGCAATGACTTTAGGTAAAAAGATCTTAGCCGTTGGAACCACCACTCTTAGGGCATTAGAGTCAGCTTATAAGGGTAACAACGAATTTATGCGAGGAGGACAGAAAACAGATCTTTTTATTTATCCGGGTAAGGGTTATGGATTTAAGTGTGTTGATATGCTTTTTACAAATTTTCATACGCCAGGATCAACTCTTTTAATGTTGATTTCTTCATTTGGTGGTAAAGACTTTGTATTTAATTCCTACAAAGAAGCCGTTGAGATGAATTATAAATTTTTCTCTTATGGTGATGCTACTTTATTTTTAAATCACGTATAG
- the ruvB gene encoding Holliday junction branch migration DNA helicase RuvB — protein MDLGEGSSFLSSDKSFLYDRNESELRPKSLGDFSGQAHIKENLNIFIKASKERGEALDHVFLSGPPGLGKTTLASIIAFEMNTTIKVTSAPALDKPKDIVGILTTLDDKSVLFIDEIHRLKPIIEEMLYIAMEDYEIDWVIGQGPAARTVRIPIPRFTLIGATTKPGKVASPLYARFGIVSRFDLYDEEELVKIIKRNAVVLNVSLEDRASYLLAKSSRGTPRVANRILRRMRDFAQVNGHDFITERVVSSGLEMLKIDEQGLDEQDRNILRNLILKFKGGPVGVETLAISVGETADSLEDFYEPYLILKGLIERTSRGRKATDFAYSHLNLDKNGHNDLNNEKKNGHQGILF, from the coding sequence ATGGATTTGGGAGAGGGATCTAGTTTTTTAAGTTCCGACAAAAGTTTTCTTTATGACAGAAATGAGAGTGAGCTTAGACCAAAATCTCTCGGAGATTTTTCGGGGCAAGCTCACATCAAGGAAAACTTGAATATTTTTATAAAAGCATCTAAGGAGAGGGGTGAGGCTCTTGACCATGTTTTTTTAAGTGGCCCTCCGGGTTTGGGCAAGACTACTCTTGCTAGTATTATTGCTTTTGAAATGAACACTACAATAAAGGTTACTTCAGCACCAGCACTTGATAAACCAAAGGATATTGTAGGAATTTTGACAACTCTTGATGATAAGAGTGTTTTATTTATTGATGAGATACACAGACTCAAACCTATAATAGAAGAGATGCTCTACATTGCAATGGAAGATTATGAGATAGACTGGGTAATTGGGCAGGGGCCTGCTGCAAGAACGGTAAGAATTCCTATTCCTAGGTTCACTTTGATTGGAGCCACTACAAAACCAGGAAAAGTGGCATCGCCTCTTTATGCAAGATTTGGAATTGTGTCTAGATTTGATCTTTATGATGAAGAAGAACTTGTAAAGATAATAAAAAGAAATGCTGTTGTTTTAAATGTTAGTCTAGAGGATAGGGCCTCATATCTTTTAGCAAAAAGCTCAAGGGGAACGCCTCGTGTGGCAAATAGGATTTTGAGACGGATGAGAGACTTTGCACAAGTTAATGGGCATGATTTTATTACAGAACGTGTTGTTAGTTCTGGACTTGAAATGCTAAAAATTGATGAACAAGGACTTGATGAACAAGATAGAAATATTTTAAGGAACCTAATACTGAAATTTAAGGGGGGGCCTGTTGGTGTTGAAACTTTAGCGATTTCTGTTGGTGAAACGGCTGATTCTCTTGAAGATTTTTATGAGCCTTATCTTATTTTAAAGGGCCTAATTGAGAGAACTAGTAGAGGGCGCAAGGCTACTGACTTTGCTTATTCACATCTGAATTTAGATAAAAACGGACATAACGACTTAAATAATGAGAAAAAAAATGGACACCAAGGAATTTTATTTTAA
- the ruvA gene encoding Holliday junction branch migration protein RuvA — MINKIYGKVVEKRETSIVIVALPFEFEVLVSYFCMIEFDLLEDVAILIYLHLREGEIKLFGFANAEERAIFEELIGVEGIGPRAALRILSGIKYSEFRDAIEREDVKLISKVKGIGNKTAGKIFLKLKGKLVKTDGLSSDAFKFKDLEQSIVNMGFDRKLVLAGIKEVMATDGFLMLGEDDQEQFLFRETLRRLSS; from the coding sequence ATGATAAATAAGATTTACGGTAAGGTTGTAGAAAAGAGAGAAACCAGTATCGTCATTGTGGCACTTCCCTTTGAATTTGAGGTTTTAGTTAGTTATTTCTGTATGATAGAATTTGATTTGCTAGAAGATGTTGCAATATTAATTTATCTTCATTTAAGAGAAGGGGAGATTAAGCTTTTTGGCTTTGCAAATGCAGAAGAGAGAGCAATTTTTGAGGAACTTATTGGTGTTGAGGGAATAGGGCCAAGGGCAGCTTTAAGAATACTGTCGGGTATTAAATACAGTGAATTTAGAGATGCAATTGAAAGGGAAGATGTAAAACTTATTTCTAAGGTTAAGGGGATTGGAAATAAAACAGCGGGTAAAATATTTTTAAAGCTTAAGGGAAAACTTGTTAAAACAGATGGGTTGAGTTCGGATGCATTTAAATTTAAGGATCTTGAACAGTCAATTGTTAATATGGGTTTTGATAGAAAGCTTGTTTTGGCTGGGATAAAGGAAGTTATGGCTACAGATGGGTTTTTAATGTTAGGAGAAGATGACCAGGAGCAGTTTTTATTCAGAGAAACCTTAAGAAGACTTTCAAGTTAA
- a CDS encoding sorbosone dehydrogenase family protein: MKNKFTISYSVCVSLFLLSLPLSLMAKSLELKVPNGFQVEIFVSNIEKPRGLTSDGEGNIFIGSSSNFAYLITKNKDIYTIASNLKKPIGISYFNNKLYISSVNKIYVVQDVEKEITKTITTNQPYKWKIEEFAPLPDTNSKMHAGRYIKVDKKNKKLIVNIGSPNNASIPREEHEAVLLEIDLATKEKNTVAYGVRNSVGFDFHPTSNHIYFSDNGRDQLGDNSPPDEINLVSKHGEHFGFPYMFGKNGKDPSFYSKAPKNISFTPAIYELPAHLAPLGIHFYRGNTFPNEYKNKLFIAEHGSWNRSTPVGYRITTIDINSTTKTATNYKIFLDGLLRSDGSKIGRPVDIITYWDGSILFSDDFGNKIYRVQYN, translated from the coding sequence ATGAAAAACAAATTTACTATCAGTTACTCTGTTTGCGTCTCATTATTTTTGCTAAGTCTACCACTAAGTCTGATGGCAAAGTCCCTCGAATTAAAAGTTCCAAATGGATTTCAAGTTGAAATCTTTGTAAGCAATATTGAAAAACCTAGGGGACTTACAAGTGATGGCGAAGGAAATATCTTCATAGGATCCTCAAGTAATTTTGCTTATTTAATCACAAAAAATAAAGATATTTATACAATTGCTTCAAATCTTAAAAAACCAATAGGTATTTCTTATTTTAACAACAAATTATACATTTCTTCAGTGAACAAGATTTATGTTGTCCAGGATGTAGAAAAAGAAATAACTAAAACTATCACTACAAATCAACCATATAAATGGAAGATAGAAGAATTTGCTCCATTACCAGATACAAATTCAAAAATGCATGCGGGCAGATATATTAAGGTAGACAAGAAAAACAAAAAATTAATAGTCAATATTGGATCTCCCAACAACGCCAGCATCCCTAGGGAAGAACACGAAGCGGTGCTACTAGAAATTGATCTTGCGACTAAAGAAAAAAATACAGTAGCTTATGGCGTCAGGAATTCAGTAGGGTTTGATTTTCATCCAACCAGTAATCATATCTACTTCAGTGATAATGGAAGAGATCAACTAGGAGATAATTCACCGCCAGACGAGATTAATTTAGTATCTAAACATGGCGAGCATTTTGGATTTCCATATATGTTTGGTAAAAATGGAAAAGATCCTTCCTTTTACTCTAAGGCTCCCAAAAACATTAGTTTCACACCTGCTATTTATGAGCTACCGGCTCACTTAGCACCTCTTGGAATACATTTCTACAGAGGGAATACATTTCCAAACGAATATAAAAACAAGTTATTCATAGCTGAGCATGGATCTTGGAACAGAAGCACTCCTGTTGGGTACAGAATAACAACAATAGACATTAATTCAACCACAAAAACTGCAACAAATTACAAGATATTCCTAGATGGTCTTTTGAGGTCTGATGGTTCTAAAATAGGAAGACCTGTTGACATCATAACTTATTGGGACGGTTCAATTTTGTTCTCAGATGACTTTGGCAACAAAATTTATAGGGTACAATACAACTAG